Below is a genomic region from Phycisphaerae bacterium.
TGGTGGGGGTGTATCTGCTGATCGCCTACGTGGTTGCCCCTGCGCTGTGGCGGCACTACGAGCACTATCCACCGATGCAGGCTGCGCCCAAGACGACGCTCACCGGGACCGGTTCGCCGGGCGATCCACTGAACGTCGCTCTTGCCGGCGAGCGGGAGGAGTTGATCCGGGCCATGATCGCGGCCGGGTGGTTTCCCGCCGATCCGGAGACGTTCAAGTCGGGTCTGAAGATCGCCGCGGCGGTGCTGGCCGACCGGCCGTATCCGGAGGCTCCGGTCAGCAAGCTGTTCCTCTTCGGCCGCAAGGAGGATATGGCGTTCGAACAGCCAGCCGGTAAGAGCCCGCGCCATCGCCACCACGTGCGGTTCTGGAAATCCAAGGAGCTGAGCCTCGACGGCCGGCCGGTGTGGCTCGGCGCGACCACGTACGACCGGAGCGTGGGCTTCAGCCATCACACCGGCCAGATCACCCACCACATCGCACCGGACATCGACGCGGAGCGCGACCGGATTATCGCCGATCTGCGGGACGCCGACCAGCTTGTGCAGGTCTTCCAGGTGACCGGCGTCGGTCCGACGCTGGATGGGCGAAACGGGGGCGGCGACTGGTACTATACCGACGGCGAAATGACGGTCGGCGTGATCGCATCCGGCAACGTCCCGCCGCGTGAGGCTCCCGACATGTTGGCCAATCCCGCTGCGGTGCAGTTCAAGAACAACCTCTGGGAGGTCCTCAAGTCGTTCCTGCCGTCGAATCCGACGGATGAGCCTTCGGCGGCGACGAAGCCCGCGAGTACTGCACCTCGAACACGTCCTGCCGCCGGAACACCTTGACCACGGTTTCGGCGATGATCCGCAGGTCGAGCCACAGCGAGCGGCGCTCGATGTACCACAGGTCCAGTTCGATCTTATCCTCGTGCGTCACCGCGCCGCGGCCGCGGATCTGAGCCCAACCGGTCAGGCCCGGCTTGACGTCGCAACGGCGTCGCTGACGCGGCGTCCAGAGTTCGTACTGCCACGGCAGCAGCGGCCGAGGGCCCACCAGCGTCATCTCGCCCTGGAGCACGTTGAAGAGCTGCGGCAGCTCGTCGAGGCTGGTCTTGCGGAGGAACCGGCCGGTTCGGGTGACCCGCGGATCGTCGGCGGCGTTGGGCGAAAAGCCGTACGGATCGCAGTCAGTCCGCATGGTGCGGAACTTGATCAGCCGAAAGACCCTGCCGTGTCGGCCCACGCGGTTCTGCCGGAAGAACACCGGCCCGGGCGAGTCGAGGCGGACCAGCAGCGTGATCGCGGCCATCACCGGTCCGAACAGAATCAGACCGGCCACCGCCCCTGCCACATCCATCGTACGACGAGCCAAATCGACCATCTGCACTTGCCTCGACATCACCGGAATTATACGATACCAGTTTGGCTTCGGCAGGTAAACCGGCAAAGGACGTTTCATGCCCCTTGTTCTGCGACCGATCAAGTTGGCGGTGTTCGACCTGGACGACACGCTGTGCCTGGAGCGGGATTTCATGGCGGGCGGGTTTCGGGCGGTCGCGGAGCATCTGGCCCAGCGTTTCGGCGGCCAAACCCAGGACCTGGAGCGGGAGCTGCTGGAACTGCACAAGGCTGGATGCCGCGAGAAGTTTCAGCGTATCCTGGACAGCCGGGCCGGGTCGGCCGATCCGGGGGAAATCCAGAAGCTCATCGAGGTCTACCGTACAGCCGACCGGCCGCTGGCTCTGCTGGCCGACGCCGAGCGGATGCTGGAGCGAACCCGCCGAGCAGGCCTACATCTGGCGATCCTCACCGACGGTCCGTTGGCGGGCCAGAAGACCAAGGTCCGCCTGCTCGGACTGGAACACCGGGTCGATCTGGTGTTCTACACCGCCGAGGCGGGCGAGAAGTGCTTCAAGCCGTCTTCGGCGGGATTCCAGCGGCTG
It encodes:
- a CDS encoding HAD family hydrolase: MPLVLRPIKLAVFDLDDTLCLERDFMAGGFRAVAEHLAQRFGGQTQDLERELLELHKAGCREKFQRILDSRAGSADPGEIQKLIEVYRTADRPLALLADAERMLERTRRAGLHLAILTDGPLAGQKTKVRLLGLEHRVDLVFYTAEAGEKCFKPSSAGFQRLAGHLGCPHDRCVYVADNEKKDFAGPNRLGWHTVKVERPEAIYVHHRAQDPLFKPDVTVASLDEIELLAG
- a CDS encoding sugar transferase, encoding MVDLARRTMDVAGAVAGLILFGPVMAAITLLVRLDSPGPVFFRQNRVGRHGRVFRLIKFRTMRTDCDPYGFSPNAADDPRVTRTGRFLRKTSLDELPQLFNVLQGEMTLVGPRPLLPWQYELWTPRQRRRCDVKPGLTGWAQIRGRGAVTHEDKIELDLWYIERRSLWLDLRIIAETVVKVFRRQDVFEVQYSRASSPPKAHPSDSTAGTT